In Ignavibacteria bacterium, a single window of DNA contains:
- a CDS encoding UDP-N-acetylmuramoyl-L-alanyl-D-glutamate--2,6-diaminopimelate ligase, protein MLLSELLNINGLRKSESIKDFEVQGLSLDSRNVQKGYIFFSIKGSKANGRQFVEQAVSNGAEFIIAESDYRKEYDGIENIIFVDKIRIAMAEMSSAYYGNPSKKVKVIGITGTNGKTTISYIIKSILEKAGYKCGLLGTISYITGDTKTETARLTTPDSIELNKMLAEMAENKMDYCIMEVSSIALTNYRVHNIEFDTAIFTNLTSEHMDLHINMQNYFEAKKILFDNLKNGNPAISNSDDKYGIRILEDCQGLKRLYSINEDSDLQAHNLKINLDGLEFSIKHNGKTYLVESTLTGRFNIYNLLAGILFGLEKQIPIETILSSVKTFQAAKGRFNRTMLPNGACAIVDYSHTSDSLKNAIEAAVEIRNAGFSKGRIITIFGCGGDRDKTKRPIMGKIAADLSDLIIVTSDNPRTENPEDIVKDILTGITGKNNFLVEVNREKAIKKGLGMSKKGDIILVCGKGHETYQEINGVKSHFDDQEIIIQNIGAAEI, encoded by the coding sequence ATGTTATTAAGTGAGTTATTAAATATTAATGGTTTAAGAAAATCTGAATCAATAAAAGATTTTGAAGTTCAGGGTCTAAGTCTTGATTCAAGAAATGTACAAAAAGGGTATATCTTCTTTTCGATTAAGGGAAGCAAAGCAAATGGCAGGCAATTTGTTGAACAGGCGGTGAGTAATGGAGCTGAATTTATTATAGCAGAATCAGATTACAGAAAAGAATATGATGGGATTGAAAATATTATATTTGTCGATAAGATAAGAATAGCAATGGCAGAGATGAGCAGTGCATACTATGGTAATCCATCGAAGAAAGTTAAAGTAATAGGAATTACAGGTACTAACGGAAAGACTACTATATCATACATTATAAAAAGTATTTTAGAAAAAGCAGGTTATAAATGCGGGCTGCTTGGTACTATAAGTTATATAACAGGGGATACGAAAACGGAAACAGCAAGGTTAACAACTCCAGATTCTATTGAATTGAATAAAATGCTCGCTGAAATGGCTGAAAACAAAATGGATTATTGCATTATGGAGGTATCTTCAATTGCTTTAACGAATTACAGAGTACATAATATTGAATTCGATACTGCAATATTCACTAATCTTACGAGTGAACATATGGATTTACACATTAACATGCAAAATTATTTTGAAGCTAAAAAGATACTTTTTGATAATCTTAAGAATGGAAATCCGGCAATATCAAACTCAGATGATAAATATGGTATAAGGATACTGGAAGATTGTCAAGGATTGAAGAGACTATATTCAATTAACGAAGATTCTGATTTGCAAGCCCACAATCTTAAAATCAATTTAGATGGGCTTGAATTCAGCATAAAACATAACGGAAAAACCTATTTAGTTGAATCGACTCTTACCGGCAGATTCAACATCTATAATCTACTGGCAGGAATACTGTTTGGTTTGGAAAAACAAATACCAATTGAGACAATTCTTAGTTCTGTAAAAACTTTTCAAGCTGCAAAAGGCAGATTTAACCGTACAATGCTTCCAAATGGTGCCTGTGCAATAGTAGATTATTCCCACACTTCGGATTCATTAAAGAATGCTATTGAAGCAGCTGTTGAGATAAGGAATGCAGGATTTTCGAAAGGAAGAATTATTACAATTTTTGGGTGCGGAGGAGACAGAGATAAAACAAAAAGACCTATTATGGGTAAGATAGCAGCGGATTTATCGGATTTAATTATAGTTACCTCTGACAATCCACGTACGGAAAATCCCGAAGATATTGTAAAAGATATATTAACCGGAATCACAGGAAAAAACAATTTTCTGGTAGAAGTAAACAGAGAAAAAGCAATAAAAAAAGGTCTCGGTATGTCAAAAAAAGGTGATATCATCCTTGTATGCGGGAAAGGACACGAAACTTATCAAGAGATAAACGGAGTAAAAAGTCATTTTGATGATCAGGAAATAATAATTCAAAATATAGGTGCAGCGGAAATATGA
- the mraZ gene encoding division/cell wall cluster transcriptional repressor MraZ, with protein sequence MFQGHSIVVLDSKSRIVLPTKFRSKMSPESNNKIVLTRGLNGCLMLYPLDEWERVKIGLMKYNVFDEEERSFMRQFMMYVHECDLDSHNRFLLPSQLIEFAHIKKDVLLLGMLQNIEIWNPELKLELDNRSPETFESVAQKVAEKFLNKSNN encoded by the coding sequence TTGTTTCAAGGACATTCAATAGTCGTATTAGATTCGAAATCGAGGATTGTACTTCCTACGAAGTTCAGAAGTAAAATGTCTCCAGAATCGAATAATAAAATTGTTCTTACCAGAGGACTAAACGGCTGTCTTATGTTATATCCACTTGATGAATGGGAAAGGGTAAAAATAGGTCTAATGAAATATAACGTCTTCGATGAAGAAGAGAGAAGTTTTATGCGACAATTCATGATGTATGTACATGAATGTGATTTGGACTCTCACAACAGATTTTTACTGCCCTCCCAACTAATCGAGTTTGCTCATATCAAAAAAGATGTGCTTCTCCTTGGAATGTTACAGAACATTGAAATATGGAATCCGGAACTGAAGTTAGAACTTGATAATAGAAGTCCGGAAACATTTGAAAGTGTTGCTCAAAAGGTAGCTGAGAAGTTTTTAAATAAAAGCAATAATTAA
- the murF gene encoding UDP-N-acetylmuramoyl-tripeptide--D-alanyl-D-alanine ligase: protein MILIDDILKVKGSLKNYKNTYNKKYKRVSINSLDVKKGEIFFAIKGEKNDGHKYIDDVIKRKAGLIFVNNKWYSKNKKEYTNSVFYVVKDTTIALGELAHYHKSRMGIPILGVAGSNGKTTTKDIISSVLSSKFEVLKTEGNFNNHIGLPLTLLRIQDTHNFCVVELGSNHFKELNYLCKIAEPDFGLITNIGKEHLEFFKNIKGVAKEEFTLFDYVGNNGSVCFYNLDDALIKNYKETHNYNAFTYSYKYSSDVKGNNLGYDKKFSPLIKYEYKGKKYNVRVNTFGKHSFFNGLAAIAVGLYFGVDPKHISITLNNLESISQKRMEYFECSGIKVINDTYNSNPCSVKLGLETVKEFFTKGKKHIVISDMLEMGSNSINEHYEIGKLINRYKFDFVYTYGKMSYHTFKGCKGMRNNFYFETKEDLIEFVKLNTAKDDIVYFKGSRGMNMEEVVSKVFKTKIINK, encoded by the coding sequence ATGATATTAATAGATGACATATTGAAAGTAAAAGGCAGTTTAAAGAACTATAAGAATACTTATAACAAGAAGTATAAAAGAGTAAGTATTAATTCTTTAGACGTTAAAAAGGGTGAGATATTTTTTGCGATAAAAGGTGAGAAGAATGACGGACACAAATATATAGATGATGTAATAAAAAGAAAAGCAGGATTAATTTTTGTAAACAATAAGTGGTATAGCAAAAACAAGAAGGAATACACAAATAGTGTATTCTATGTAGTTAAAGATACTACAATTGCCTTAGGAGAGTTAGCTCATTATCACAAGAGCAGGATGGGTATCCCAATACTTGGTGTAGCGGGAAGCAACGGTAAAACAACGACAAAAGATATTATAAGCAGTGTCTTATCGAGTAAATTTGAAGTACTGAAAACCGAGGGAAATTTTAATAACCATATCGGTTTACCATTGACCTTATTAAGGATACAGGATACACATAACTTTTGTGTTGTAGAACTTGGCAGCAATCATTTTAAGGAGCTTAATTATTTATGTAAGATTGCTGAACCAGATTTTGGATTAATAACAAACATTGGTAAAGAACATCTTGAATTTTTTAAGAATATAAAGGGAGTCGCCAAGGAAGAATTTACTCTATTCGATTATGTCGGTAATAACGGTTCTGTATGCTTCTATAATTTAGATGATGCACTAATAAAAAATTATAAGGAGACACACAATTACAATGCGTTTACATATTCTTACAAATACTCTTCGGATGTAAAAGGAAATAATTTAGGTTATGACAAAAAATTTAGTCCGCTAATTAAATATGAATACAAAGGGAAAAAATATAATGTTCGAGTAAATACATTCGGTAAACACTCATTTTTTAATGGTTTAGCTGCAATAGCGGTGGGACTATACTTTGGAGTTGACCCAAAACATATTTCGATTACACTCAACAATTTAGAAAGTATAAGCCAGAAAAGAATGGAGTATTTTGAGTGTTCCGGAATAAAAGTAATTAATGATACGTATAACAGCAATCCATGTTCAGTAAAACTGGGGCTGGAGACGGTTAAAGAATTTTTTACAAAAGGAAAGAAACATATTGTGATTTCAGATATGCTTGAAATGGGAAGCAATTCGATAAATGAACATTATGAAATAGGGAAATTAATCAATCGATATAAATTTGATTTTGTGTATACATACGGAAAAATGTCATATCATACATTTAAGGGCTGCAAAGGAATGAGAAACAATTTTTATTTTGAGACTAAGGAGGATTTAATTGAATTTGTAAAACTCAATACAGCAAAGGATGATATTGTATATTTTAAGGGCTCAAGGGGAATGAACATGGAAGAAGTTGTTAGCAAGGTATTTAAAACTAAAATCATAAACAAATAA
- the rpoC gene encoding DNA-directed RNA polymerase subunit beta' encodes MPIKPEQKRKRFSKITINVASTDTIISNSYGEVTKPETINYRTFKPDKDGLFCEKIFGPVKDWECHCGKYRGIRYKGIVCDRCGVEINMKNVRRERMGHISLCVPVVHIWYFRSLPSKIGYVLGITSKDLEKIIYYESYVVINPGKSRFKKNELISEEDYLEELAKMPEDNQFLDDDDKNKFLVDQGGKAVKEMLRRVIINEEISRLRAELQDEPSAVKKAENIKRLRVLESFKLKPDGKPNKPEWMVFDVIPVIPPELRPLVPLEGGRFATSDLNDLYRRVIIRNNRLKRLIDIKAPEVILRNEKRMLQEAVDALLDNSRRVTAVRAENRALKSLSDILKGKQGRFRQNLLGKRVDYSGRSVIVVGPDLKLHQCGIPKDMALELFKPFVIRRLIDRDYVKTVKSAKKLIDKRTPEVWDILENVIDGHPVLLNRAPTLHRLSIQAFQPVLIEGKAITLHPFVCTAFNADFDGDQMAVHVPLSYDAQLEATILMLSTHNILSPQNGNPIIVPNQELVLGCYYLTKDLKGDKGEGKLFSSPKELLVAVNNKVVGLHARIKIRIKGELIETTAGRVIFNEIVPEEIPFINELLRKKKIISIIGMIYRKVGNQKTAIFLDKLKELGFKYATEGGLSVNIDDIEVPSTKKRIIEEALAKVDSIERQKNKGIISENERYNKVIDNWTHVRDQVKNDLMDNLRKSKKGFNSLHMMIDSGARGSAEQVSQLAGMRGLMQKPQKSLTGQAGEIIENPIIANFKEGLSILEYFISTHGARKGLADTALKTADAGYLTRRLVDVAQDVIITEKDCGTIRGVYTEALKEGEDIKEPLTERILGRVTTHDVINPLTKEIIVKTGDEIDEDKVKIISELPITGVEIRSVLTCESKRGVCTKCYGRDLSTSKMVNVGEAVGIIAAQSIGEPGTQLTLRTFHIGGTASKIVTQSEITSKFEGKVVFENFKIVEYITPADVQHISLSRNGVINIVDDKKNILTKYQVPYGSKLKVKHNEKVTKDQKLYEWDPYNSVIVAEHNGTLKYQDLEEGKQYELVVDDLGNLQKTVIESKDKTKSPTLQIVSNKGKVLSSYLIPAKANLSFADGEEIKAGTIIAKIPRDSGKTRDITGGLPRVTELFEARSPADPAKIAEIDGKVEIGKISRGSREVLLSSQDGSKKIDYRIPVSKHILVRSGDYVSAGEPLTGGAFDPVDILKIKGVSEVQEYLVNEIQEVYRIQGVKINDKHIEVIVRQMLQKVKVTSSGDTTFLEGDVIHKNTFAEGNERIRGMVVVTDKGDSDAVSIGELLPKKAVKELNSLLKKKNKTGIKTRDAVPATADAVLLGITQTSLSTDSFISAASFQETTRVLTDAAIKGKVDYLLGLKENVIIGQIIPAGTGLRKYKELIVSHIDKHSMEEFSDVVEEKEKVKKEYEI; translated from the coding sequence ATGCCAATTAAACCCGAACAAAAGAGGAAACGCTTTTCAAAAATAACGATAAACGTTGCCTCTACGGATACAATAATATCAAATTCTTATGGTGAAGTTACTAAGCCTGAGACTATAAATTACAGAACTTTTAAACCAGACAAAGACGGTTTATTCTGTGAAAAGATTTTCGGTCCTGTAAAAGACTGGGAATGTCACTGCGGTAAATACAGAGGCATAAGATACAAAGGTATTGTGTGTGACAGATGTGGTGTTGAGATTAACATGAAAAATGTCAGACGAGAAAGGATGGGGCATATTTCTTTATGTGTACCCGTTGTACATATTTGGTATTTCAGGTCATTACCATCCAAGATTGGATACGTGTTAGGTATTACATCAAAAGATCTGGAGAAGATTATATATTATGAGTCATACGTTGTAATTAATCCTGGTAAGTCAAGGTTCAAAAAGAATGAATTGATATCGGAAGAGGATTATTTAGAAGAATTAGCGAAGATGCCAGAGGATAATCAGTTTCTGGATGACGATGATAAAAACAAGTTTTTGGTTGACCAGGGTGGCAAAGCTGTTAAAGAGATGTTAAGAAGAGTTATTATCAATGAAGAAATATCAAGACTCCGAGCTGAATTACAGGATGAACCTTCAGCTGTGAAGAAAGCTGAAAATATAAAGAGGCTAAGAGTACTTGAATCTTTTAAGCTGAAACCGGATGGTAAACCAAATAAACCTGAGTGGATGGTATTTGATGTTATTCCTGTAATACCTCCGGAATTGAGACCTTTAGTACCTTTAGAAGGCGGCAGGTTTGCAACAAGTGATTTGAATGATTTGTACAGAAGAGTAATTATCAGAAACAACAGATTAAAAAGATTAATAGATATAAAAGCACCGGAAGTAATTCTGAGAAATGAAAAGAGAATGCTTCAAGAGGCTGTTGATGCGTTACTCGACAATTCGAGAAGAGTCACAGCGGTAAGGGCAGAAAACAGAGCTTTGAAATCTTTATCGGATATTCTGAAAGGCAAGCAAGGAAGATTCCGTCAGAATTTGTTAGGTAAAAGAGTTGACTATTCAGGTCGTTCAGTTATTGTTGTCGGTCCGGATTTAAAGCTGCATCAGTGTGGTATTCCAAAGGATATGGCTCTTGAATTATTTAAGCCTTTTGTAATAAGAAGGCTTATTGACAGGGATTACGTAAAAACAGTAAAAAGTGCTAAAAAACTGATAGATAAAAGAACTCCTGAAGTATGGGATATTCTTGAGAACGTAATAGACGGACATCCTGTATTGCTAAACCGTGCACCAACGTTACACAGGCTAAGTATACAAGCATTTCAACCGGTACTTATCGAAGGAAAAGCAATTACACTTCATCCTTTCGTCTGTACAGCATTTAACGCTGATTTTGACGGTGACCAGATGGCAGTTCACGTTCCTTTATCTTATGATGCACAGCTTGAGGCAACAATCTTGATGTTATCAACTCATAATATTCTGTCGCCTCAGAATGGTAATCCGATTATTGTTCCTAATCAGGAATTGGTTCTTGGATGCTATTATCTGACAAAAGACCTTAAGGGAGATAAAGGAGAAGGAAAATTATTTTCTTCGCCAAAGGAATTATTGGTTGCAGTAAACAATAAAGTAGTTGGTTTACATGCAAGGATAAAGATAAGAATTAAGGGTGAATTAATAGAAACTACTGCAGGACGTGTAATCTTTAATGAAATAGTACCTGAAGAAATTCCTTTTATTAATGAACTTCTGAGAAAGAAGAAAATCATTTCGATAATCGGAATGATATATAGAAAAGTAGGAAATCAAAAAACTGCTATATTCTTAGACAAACTTAAAGAACTTGGATTTAAGTATGCTACAGAAGGCGGTTTATCCGTAAATATTGATGATATTGAAGTTCCGAGTACGAAGAAAAGAATAATTGAAGAAGCATTAGCTAAAGTAGATTCAATTGAAAGACAAAAGAATAAAGGTATAATCTCCGAAAATGAGAGGTATAATAAGGTTATTGATAACTGGACTCACGTTCGTGACCAGGTTAAGAACGACCTTATGGATAATCTTCGCAAATCTAAGAAAGGATTTAATTCTTTGCACATGATGATTGATTCCGGTGCAAGAGGTTCAGCTGAGCAGGTGAGCCAGCTTGCGGGTATGAGAGGTCTTATGCAGAAACCGCAAAAATCTTTAACAGGACAGGCTGGAGAAATTATTGAAAATCCGATTATTGCGAATTTTAAAGAAGGTTTGTCAATACTTGAATATTTTATTTCAACGCATGGTGCCAGAAAAGGTCTTGCGGATACAGCATTAAAAACTGCTGACGCAGGTTATCTTACAAGAAGACTTGTCGATGTTGCTCAAGACGTAATAATCACTGAGAAAGATTGTGGTACTATAAGAGGAGTATATACTGAAGCACTTAAAGAGGGTGAAGATATAAAGGAACCACTTACTGAAAGAATTCTTGGAAGAGTTACAACTCATGATGTTATAAATCCTTTGACAAAGGAAATAATAGTAAAAACGGGTGATGAGATCGATGAAGATAAAGTGAAAATTATTTCTGAGTTACCTATCACGGGTGTTGAAATTCGTTCAGTTTTAACCTGTGAATCAAAACGGGGTGTCTGCACTAAATGTTACGGCAGGGATTTATCAACAAGCAAAATGGTGAATGTAGGTGAAGCTGTCGGTATTATTGCTGCACAGTCTATCGGCGAACCGGGAACTCAGCTAACACTTAGAACATTCCACATTGGCGGTACAGCAAGTAAAATTGTAACACAATCAGAAATTACTTCAAAGTTTGAAGGAAAGGTAGTATTTGAAAATTTCAAGATTGTCGAATACATAACACCTGCTGATGTTCAGCATATTTCATTAAGTAGGAATGGTGTTATAAATATTGTAGACGACAAGAAGAATATTTTAACTAAATATCAGGTTCCTTACGGTTCAAAATTAAAAGTAAAACATAACGAAAAAGTAACTAAAGATCAGAAACTTTATGAGTGGGATCCTTATAATTCTGTAATTGTTGCTGAACATAACGGAACACTTAAGTATCAAGACCTTGAAGAAGGCAAGCAGTATGAGTTGGTAGTTGACGATTTAGGCAATCTTCAAAAAACAGTTATAGAAAGTAAAGACAAAACAAAGAGTCCTACATTACAGATTGTGAGTAATAAGGGTAAAGTTTTGAGTTCGTATCTTATTCCTGCAAAAGCAAACCTTTCATTTGCTGATGGTGAGGAAATAAAAGCAGGAACTATAATTGCTAAAATTCCAAGAGATTCAGGTAAGACTCGAGATATTACAGGCGGTTTACCCAGAGTTACAGAATTGTTTGAAGCAAGAAGTCCTGCCGACCCTGCAAAGATTGCAGAGATTGACGGTAAAGTTGAAATCGGTAAGATATCAAGAGGAAGCAGAGAAGTCCTGTTATCAAGCCAGGATGGATCAAAGAAAATTGATTACAGAATACCTGTTTCAAAGCATATTCTTGTAAGAAGTGGTGATTATGTATCTGCAGGTGAACCGTTAACCGGCGGTGCTTTTGACCCAGTTGATATTTTGAAGATTAAAGGTGTTTCTGAAGTTCAGGAATATCTTGTTAACGAAATTCAGGAGGTTTACAGAATACAGGGCGTAAAAATAAATGATAAACACATTGAGGTTATTGTAAGGCAAATGCTTCAAAAGGTTAAAGTTACAAGCTCCGGTGATACAACATTCCTTGAAGGCGACGTTATACATAAGAATACTTTTGCTGAAGGAAATGAAAGAATTCGTGGAATGGTGGTTGTAACCGATAAGGGTGACAGTGATGCGGTTTCCATAGGTGAGCTTTTGCCGAAAAAAGCTGTTAAAGAACTAAATTCATTGTTAAAGAAAAAGAATAAAACAGGTATTAAAACGAGAGATGCAGTTCCTGCGACGGCTGATGCGGTATTGTTGGGAATAACACAGACATCGTTATCTACTGACAGCTTCATTTCAGCAGCTTCATTCCAGGAGACTACAAGAGTTCTGACTGATGCAGCAATTAAAGGCAAGGTCGATTATTTACTTGGACTAAAAGAAAACGTTATTATCGGTCAGATAATTCCAGCCGGTACAGGTTTAAGGAAATATAAAGAATTAATTGTTTCGCATATTGATAAGCACTCAATGGAAGAATTTAGTGATGTTGTTGAAGAAAAAGAAAAAGTCAAAAAAGAATACGAGATATAA
- a CDS encoding penicillin-binding transpeptidase domain-containing protein encodes MKYLNLNKDAARFRKRINFTLAVILLMLFIVIGRLITLQIVDSEKYSIIAKKQSQTREIISPLRGIIFDRNMNPFVSNIYKVSVIVDPYKLKNPDTVATLLSGVFGKTKQEYLEKLLNKNESSFYIERKAAVNDLKGLDTVRIEGFEVFKDPSRYYNMGQTASQIIGYNDLDNKGVSGIELSFNKDMTGKDGYMISRKDGRGNKRQDINYIQKEPESGANVVLTIDKNIQQIAEEELASGISSYNAAKGKAVIVSIKTGEILGMCTYPTFDPNNIKREDTAGMKNSVISDIYEPGSTFKLITAAATIEEKLSNANSVINTESGRYNVYGMEIVDSYSASSLTFQEAVEKSSNIGFVKMSQKLGAERFFKYARDFGFGIYTGIELNGENRGYLKRPIDFTNGSLEYMSIGYQVAINALQLTMAYSAIANNGMLMKPYILKKIVSPDGRILQEGMPSPVRQVVSVETAKELTRLLKGVVERGTGVDAKIERISIAGKTGTTQKLVDGEYSSSSHISSFVGYFPADNPEIIITVIIDEPKNGYYGGKVAAPVFQRIASRLIDYVGKSNGYKDEYMVSNNMQNNNIEAAGNTKIIPNLVNMRIKDAQEILKERNIEFIVNKELSKSVSDEQVVYNQEPSYGSVYHDGTVVKLFISEKNNLNEASFIIPDVKNMSLRKAINKLVSAGFIIDVDGSGEVVDVYPKTGTKVASNNKVILFCKEKN; translated from the coding sequence TTGAAATATTTAAACTTAAATAAGGACGCAGCCAGATTCAGAAAAAGAATTAATTTTACTTTAGCAGTAATTTTATTAATGTTATTTATTGTTATTGGAAGGCTTATTACGCTGCAAATTGTTGATTCTGAAAAATACTCAATAATAGCAAAGAAACAGTCACAGACGAGGGAAATCATATCTCCTTTAAGAGGTATAATATTTGACAGGAATATGAATCCATTTGTCTCAAATATTTATAAAGTATCGGTTATTGTAGATCCTTACAAGTTGAAAAATCCTGACACTGTTGCAACATTACTTTCAGGAGTATTTGGAAAAACAAAGCAAGAATATTTAGAAAAATTATTAAACAAGAACGAATCATCATTTTATATTGAGAGAAAAGCTGCGGTGAATGATTTAAAGGGACTCGATACTGTAAGAATAGAAGGTTTCGAAGTGTTTAAAGATCCTTCAAGGTACTACAATATGGGGCAAACCGCATCACAAATAATAGGATATAATGATTTAGACAACAAGGGAGTGAGCGGAATAGAACTTTCATTCAATAAAGACATGACCGGAAAAGATGGATATATGATATCAAGAAAAGACGGAAGAGGGAATAAGAGACAGGATATTAATTATATTCAAAAAGAACCGGAATCGGGTGCAAACGTTGTTTTAACGATTGATAAAAACATTCAACAAATTGCAGAAGAGGAACTTGCAAGTGGAATAAGTTCATATAATGCGGCGAAAGGAAAAGCAGTTATAGTATCGATAAAAACAGGTGAAATATTGGGTATGTGTACATATCCAACTTTTGATCCAAATAATATAAAGAGGGAAGATACTGCAGGGATGAAAAATTCAGTAATCTCAGACATATATGAACCGGGTTCAACTTTCAAATTAATAACAGCGGCAGCAACGATAGAAGAGAAGTTGAGTAATGCAAACAGTGTTATAAATACAGAAAGTGGGCGTTATAATGTCTACGGTATGGAGATAGTTGATTCTTACTCAGCATCATCTCTGACTTTTCAGGAGGCGGTGGAAAAATCAAGTAATATAGGATTTGTTAAAATGTCACAGAAACTCGGTGCAGAAAGATTCTTTAAGTATGCAAGAGATTTTGGATTTGGTATATATACCGGTATCGAATTAAACGGTGAGAATAGAGGATATTTAAAGAGACCAATAGATTTTACAAACGGTTCTCTTGAATACATGTCAATAGGTTATCAGGTAGCGATAAACGCACTTCAGTTAACGATGGCTTATTCAGCTATAGCAAATAACGGCATGCTGATGAAACCATATATCTTAAAAAAGATTGTTAGTCCAGACGGCAGGATTTTACAGGAAGGCATGCCGTCTCCAGTAAGGCAAGTAGTATCCGTTGAAACAGCGAAGGAATTAACCCGACTACTAAAAGGAGTAGTCGAAAGAGGAACTGGAGTTGATGCAAAGATAGAAAGAATCTCGATTGCGGGCAAGACAGGCACAACACAAAAATTGGTTGATGGTGAATATTCAAGCAGTTCACACATTTCATCTTTTGTAGGTTATTTTCCGGCTGATAACCCGGAAATTATTATAACAGTAATAATAGATGAACCAAAGAATGGGTATTATGGCGGAAAAGTAGCAGCGCCGGTATTTCAAAGAATTGCATCAAGATTGATTGATTATGTTGGAAAATCAAACGGATATAAAGATGAATACATGGTCAGTAATAATATGCAAAACAATAACATAGAAGCTGCAGGAAATACAAAGATAATACCTAATCTCGTGAATATGAGAATCAAAGATGCCCAAGAAATACTTAAAGAAAGAAATATTGAATTTATTGTGAATAAGGAATTAAGCAAAAGTGTGTCTGACGAGCAAGTTGTCTATAATCAAGAGCCTTCATACGGCAGTGTATATCATGATGGAACCGTAGTGAAGTTATTTATATCAGAAAAGAATAATTTAAATGAAGCAAGTTTTATTATACCAGATGTGAAGAACATGAGTCTTAGAAAAGCAATTAATAAACTTGTATCTGCAGGATTTATCATTGATGTAGATGGAAGTGGAGAAGTTGTTGATGTATATCCAAAAACAGGAACGAAAGTTGCTTCAAATAATAAAGTAATTTTATTTTGCAAAGAGAAAAACTGA
- the rsmH gene encoding 16S rRNA (cytosine(1402)-N(4))-methyltransferase RsmH, whose amino-acid sequence MISVYHTPVLMDTAIYYLINPLIKEEIIVDGTLGGGGYTESILNIISDKGKVISIDKDLNALEYSKARFKNTNKNLYILNDNFANVRGIATELNLNSITGLVLDLGLSTYQLNSEDGFSFLKDTPLDMRADKESEKTASEIVNEYSERELTNIFETYGEIKNAKRLSKAIVEGRRKNRITATTEFVKIVQREYEMKKDIPVKFFSKIFQALRIEVNNELSDLSKVLEDALDMMQDGGRIVVVSYHSLEDRIVKNFFRNQKRDDREIKILTKKVIKPEYNEVKNNSRARSAKLRAAEVVLK is encoded by the coding sequence TTGATTTCGGTTTACCATACACCGGTCCTTATGGACACAGCAATATATTATTTGATAAATCCTCTTATCAAAGAAGAAATTATTGTAGACGGGACTTTAGGAGGCGGCGGTTATACTGAATCCATTCTGAATATAATTTCAGACAAAGGGAAAGTAATAAGTATAGACAAAGATTTAAATGCACTTGAATACTCAAAGGCAAGATTCAAGAACACAAACAAAAATTTGTATATACTGAATGATAATTTTGCAAATGTACGAGGTATTGCGACTGAACTTAATCTTAATTCAATAACCGGATTGGTTTTAGATTTAGGATTATCAACATATCAACTTAACAGCGAGGATGGATTCAGTTTTTTAAAAGACACCCCTCTGGATATGCGAGCCGACAAAGAGTCCGAGAAAACTGCTTCAGAAATAGTCAACGAATACAGCGAGAGAGAACTGACTAATATATTCGAAACGTACGGAGAAATAAAGAATGCAAAAAGACTTTCGAAGGCAATCGTTGAAGGCAGAAGGAAAAATCGTATAACAGCTACAACAGAATTTGTCAAGATAGTGCAGAGAGAATATGAAATGAAAAAGGATATACCTGTTAAATTTTTCTCAAAGATTTTTCAAGCATTGAGAATCGAAGTAAATAATGAACTGAGTGATTTATCAAAAGTGCTTGAAGATGCATTAGATATGATGCAAGACGGCGGCAGGATAGTTGTTGTTTCATATCATTCTTTAGAGGACAGAATCGTTAAAAATTTTTTCAGGAATCAAAAGCGAGATGACAGAGAGATTAAAATTCTAACTAAAAAGGTAATTAAGCCAGAATATAACGAAGTAAAAAATAATAGTCGTGCGCGAAGCGCAAAATTAAGAGCAGCTGAGGTAGTCTTGAAATGA